A genome region from Aphelocoma coerulescens isolate FSJ_1873_10779 chromosome Z unlocalized genomic scaffold, UR_Acoe_1.0 ChrZ, whole genome shotgun sequence includes the following:
- the TMED7 gene encoding transmembrane emp24 domain-containing protein 7 has translation MPPRSSRGPLPPLLLVWALAACAARASEITFELPDNAKQCFYEEIAQGTKCTLEFQVITGGHYDVDCRLEDPDGVVLYKEMKKQYDSFTFTASRNGTYKFCFSNEFSTFTHKTVYFDFQVGEDPPLFPSENRVTALTQMESACVSIHEALKSVIDYQTHFRLREAQGRSRAEDLNTRVAYWSIGEAIILLVVSIGQVFLLKSFFSDKRTTTTRVGS, from the exons ATGCCGCCGCGGAGCTCCCGGGGGCCGCTGCCGCCCTTGCTGCTGGTGTGGGCGCTGGCGGCCTGCGCGGCGCGGGCCTCCGAGATCACGTTCGAGCTGCCCGACAACGCCAAGCAGTGCTTCTACGAGGAGATCGCCCAGGGCACCAAGTGCACCCTCGAGTTCCAG GTGATCACTGGAGGTCATTATGATGTTGACTGTCGGTTGGAAGATCCTGATGGCGTTGTACTGTACAAAGAGATGAAGAAACAATATGATAGTTTCACATTTACTGCATCCAGAAATGGAACATACAAGTTCTGCTTCAGCAATGAGTTCTCTACTTTCACACACAAAACTGTGTACTTTGATTTCCAAGTTGGAGAAGATCCACCACTGTTTCCTAGTGAGAACAGAGTAACGGCACTTACCCAG ATGGAGTCTGCGTGTGTTTCAATTCATGAAGCTTTGAAGTCTGTCATTGATTATCAGACTCACTTCCGCTTGAGGGAAGCACAGGGccgcagcagagcagaggattTAAACACAAGGGTGGCCTACTGGTCAATAGGGGAAGCAATCATTCTTCTTGTTGTTAGTATCGGGCAGGTGTTTCTCCTTAAAAGCTTCTTCTCAGATAAAAGAACCACGACAACGCGTGTTGGATCGTAA